Within the Bacteroidota bacterium genome, the region CTCATCCAGTCGGTTAAAGAGAACAGGGTGAGCCACGCCCAACTTTTTTTGGGTAATACCGGAAGCGGAAGTTTAGCGCTGGCTATTGCCTATGCCCAATACATCTGTTGTGAAAACAAACAGGAGCAGGATTCCTGCGGAATATGCAAATCCTGTCTGAAGTACCAAAAATTTATCCATCCTGATCTCCATTTCTCATACCCAGTGGCCCTTTCAAAAGAAATACGCACAAGTACGGATGTGTTGAGCGATTGGCGCAAAGCCGTATTAGCTGATCCTTACCTGAACATCAACAACTGGTTTGATTTCCTGGAAGCCGAAAATAAACAACCTGTTATCGGCACTGAAGAAAGCGCCGAGATCCTGCGGAAACTCACACTCACTACGTACGAATCGGAATACAAGGTAATGATCATCTGGATGGCTGAAAAGATGAATGCCGCAGCCGCGAATAAGCTCCTTAAAATACTGGAAGAACCGCCCGACAAAACACTGTTCATCCTTGTTTGTGAAAATGAGGATCAATTGCTGCGTACCATTATATCCCGTACACAACTGGTAAAAATTAAAAAAATTGACGAACATAGCCTCGAACAGGCGTTGATATCAAAACACGGTTTAAATTCTGATGATGCGCGGAGCATTTCTCTGCTGGCGGATGGAGACTATGGCGTGGCAAAAAATCTTCTCACCGAAAATGAAAGTGCCGAATGGAATCTTACCACATTTCAAAACTGGATGCGGGCCTGCCTGAAGTTTGACATGCAAAAAATAAACAGCCTGTTAGCCGGGTTCAGCGACCTGGGACGGGAACAGCAGAAAAACTTCTTTGCCTATTGTCTGCATATGGTACGTGAATGTGTAATGGTAAATTATGCCGATCCTTCTATTGTTCACACCACTCCAAAAGAAACAGATTTTTTGAAAAAATTTTCTCCCTTTATAAACGCTGATAACTGCATGCAATTCACCGAGGAGATTAACAAGGCATCCATGCACATTGAACGAAATGCTAATCCTAAAATATTATTTCTTGATCTGTCATTTAAATTCAATGAATTACTTAATATTAAAGTCGTTAGCCAAGCAAAATGACCAATACAAAGTCATTCATGATAGAAAAAAGAACTTCCATATGGTCAAATAAAAAATTATTCCTTCTTTGCTTTTTAGCAGCGAATCTTTTCCTGGCATCTTTTTATACCGATATCTGGACTACGCCAAGCGGTGTTTCCAGGGGCTTACCTGTATTTACTTTGCTCGAAGAAGGCACTTTTAAAATTGACAAATACGAAGCACGGGCCGGCGATAAAAGTAAAGTAGGCGATCACTATTATTCCGATAAAGCTCCTTTCCCTACCTTAGTTGCTGTTCCGTTTTATTGGATGATGCAGAAGATGGGCCTGACAAAAACAACAGAGAACTCAGGTAAAAAGTATCCTATTTATATCTGGGCACCTGTTACCAAAGAAGACGCACGCAACTTTGTTTTCACCGATATGATCCCGTTGATGTTTTTGGGAAGCTTTCTGCTTGGCAGTATTCCTTTTGTTGTAATAATTTTTTTGTCTCTGAAAAAAATATTGGGTTCGGCCGGAACCATATCACCTGTATTACTTGTAATGATGTCCTTTTACGGTTCGTTCATTTTTGTTTTTGCCGGAACATTTTTTAATCATGTCATTTCGGCAATGTTATTGCTTTTAGGATACATACTCATTAAAGATGGAAAATATTTTTGGTCGGGGTTGTGCGTAGGCTTTGCCTTCATAAGTGAATACACTATCGGATTAGCCATTCCGCTTTGGGCGATCGTTATCTGGCTCAGAGAGAAAAAAATCAAGAATATCATTTTTTATGGCCTCGGTACTTTGCCCGGCTTACTTTTCATAGCTTGGTACAACTACCACATTACCGGCAACCCATTACAAATGCTCAATGCCTTCCATACCCAGGAGGTATTTAGAAGAGACCTGAGTGTTAACTACGGTTTCAGATTACCGTCATTGGAAGGCATGTGGGGTTTATCATTCAGCTTCTACATGGGCTTGATCCCGCATGTGCCGGTATTGCTGCTTTGCGGCTATTTCCTTGTGAAAGAAATGATCAATAAATATTCATTCAAAAAACTTTTAACAAATTACCTGGCTATGTTCTCGATCCCGTTCTTTTTAGCAATCGCTTCATTTTTTACCTGGTGGGGGGGATGGAGTTATGGTCCTCGCTATTGTGTTTGCCTTGCCGTAATACTTGTTTACGAAGGACTCATATACCTGTCCGGAAAAAAAATAAATAACTATGTTTTTATCGCTATAACAGGATTTGGGCTTATCGCAACCTGGCTTGTTAAAGTTACACTCATGTATATGGTGCCGGACAACCCGAATCAATACGGCCCGGGTCCGGGCGGAGATTCCTTTAAAAAATATATTTTCCCGGAATTCAGCAAAGGACATTTCAATGCAAATAATTTATTTACGATGGGATTTGATCTTTCGCCTGAAACAGCAGCCTATGTCTGGATATGTATGTTTCTTGGCACCATGATCGCGCTTTCCTTGTGGTACAAAAAATTGTATCCTACACAAAGCCTTAAGGCACAACCTGTAAAAATGTCTAAGAAAAAATAGCCGGTCAACATTTCGTTGAATTACATAGGTGTTCATTTGGAAAATAGTTATTTCTTGCTTTTCACTGGCATAATCCAAACAATAACCCGGATAAGAGGAACAGCCAAATAAATGCTACTTTTGTATCTATGTAGGATTGGTTAACTGATCCATCAATAATTCATTAAACCCAATACTTAACAGTTTAAAAAATGGGATGCAGCGGATGTTCCACAGGAAGAGGTTGCAGCACGGCCAGCAGCACTTTGCCCGGCGGATGCAGGAATAATGGCTCCTGCGGGGTTGGCGGATGCAATAAGCTGAACGTATTTGACTGGTTGTCCAACATGGAACTTCCAGGCGGTACGCAGCCATGTGATGTTGTAGAGATACGTTTTAAAAACAGCCGTAAAGAATTTTTCAGGAATGTAAATAATTTATCATTGGCCGTTGGGGATGTTGTCGCCGTTGAGGCTTCTCCCGGTCATGATATTGGTGGGGTTTCGATGACAGGTGAACTTGTCCGCATACAGCTCAAGAAAAAGGGCCTGGCCGCCACTGCTCCCGACATTAAAAAAGTGTATCGCAAAGCCCGGCAGAATGATATTGATAAATGGCGCGAAGCCCAGGCATTGGAAGAAAAAACGATGCACCGTTCACGTACAATAGCCGTTGCATTAGGCCTGCAGATGAAAATAAGTGATGTTGAATACCAGGGAGATAAAACCAAAGCCATTTTTTATTACACAGCTGACGACCGTGTGGATTTCCGTGAGTTGATAAAAAAATACGCAGAAGAATTCAGGGTGCGGATTGAAATGCGGCAGATCGGTGCACGCCAGGAAGCCAGTCGTTTAGGCGGCATCGGATCATGCGGACGTGAGCTATGCTGCTCAACATGGTTAACAGATTTTCGTTCGGTTTCTACCAGCGCGGCACGTTACCAGCAATTATCGCTTAATCCACTGAAACTGGCAGGACAGTGTGGTAAATTAAAATGCTGTTTGAATTACGAGTTGGATAGTTACCTGGATGCCATAAAGGATTTTCCCGATGTTAATGATGTAAAATTAAAGTCGAAAAAGGGTGATGCCGTACATCAGAAGACAGATATCTTCAGACGTACCATGTGGTTCTCTTACTTTGACCAGATGAATGAGTTTATACCTATACCCGTTGATCGCGTAAAAGAGATCATCGAAATGAATAAGAAAGGGGAATTGCCTGCCGACCTTGGAGAAGCGTTTAAGGAAAAGGAAAGGCAGGTTACAAAGCGTGAACCTGATTACGAGAATGTAGTTGGACAGGATAGCTTAACCCGTTTCGACACTGCACGTAAAAAGAAAAAGAAAAAACATCACAATAAAAACCGTAACCGGCCGAAACCAGCGGGACCGGGACCCAATAAACCAGGGCTGCAAAACAAACCAGGGAATTAATCGAAAAGTGACCGCGGCTCCATAAACCTGGTGGGGAGGGGACGGAGACAATAGGTGAATGAAAATAAAAAAGTGAAAAATGAATGCCTTATCAAAATTCAGACCTGTTCTTTTCGTAAGCATTTGCTCTATCTTATTGCTTGCTTCCTGCGACCCTAACCGTGTATTTGACGAGAACAAAACACTGCCGGACAATGTTTGGGACCGCAAGAACAAGCTCGCTTTTAATGTAACTATTACTGATACTGTTTCGCCGCATAATGTATTTATTAATGTACGTAACGCGGATGGTTATCCTTATGGCAATTTGTTTTTGTTCATTCACAGTACTTTTCCCAACGGACAAAAATTCACCGATACACTTGAGTGTGTGCTGGCTGATGCAAACGGCAAATGGTTAGGTGATGGAATTGGCGATATTTATGATAATCAGATTCCTTTCAAGCATAATGTACGCTTCAAACTGGCCGGTAATTATACTTTTGAACTGGAACAGGGAATGCGCCTCGAAATGCTGCCGCTTATTATGGATGCAGGGATAAGGATCGAGAAGGCGAAGTAAAAAATAGTTGGCAAAAGGCAGTTGGCAGAAATTGCCCATTGCCAACTATCATTTTAATTTATCTTTCAATACAAACCCGCTGAACGAATCTTCCCTTATTTGTTGAAACTGCTAGGTAATAAATTCCCGGAAGCACGGCTCCTGTTTCGAGTGTTACAAAATTATCAGCAGCTACACCAGTAACCAAAATCTGTTGGCCTAAAGAATTTATCAGTTCTACTTTTGAAATGATGCCGGCAGAACGAATGATTAGTTTCTCTGTTGCCGGATTTGGATACACAACAAATTCATCTGCACCAATTGAATTATTTATTCCTGTCATAACCTGGTACACTTTAATTATCACCGAATCTTTCAATGCATTCAAAAACACAGGCGTTTCGTCCACTTTAATCGCCTTAACAGAAGTAATATCCAGCTGAAATTTTTTGGTAAACGTGGAAGCCAATTTAGGTACAATATCATCCTTCATAACAATATCTAATGTGCCTATCTGTCCGTACCCACTAATATTAGTATGGTTTGTACGTGTTACAGCAATATCTAACTGACCTTGTTTACCCCAAACTTTCTGTATGCTTAATAAATTACCGCCGCCGTTGGCCAACCAGGAAGTGGAGTACCGCATTTTGATTTTAGAAGTATCAATATCTTTTGAATTAAAATTGATCGTATACGCCAAACCATATATGGCAGCTATGGGATTTCCATTGTCGCCTAAATTTACCGGAAGACTTAGAGTCTGTCCGGGATATATGGTATCCATTGGGAATTGTACTTGCAAATCAGGTAATCCGGATTGGTAATCGGGGATGGCCGTTTTAAGGTTATGAGTCAATCCATAATTCTGAATTATGGCCGTTGTATCAGCACTATTGATAATTCCATTACCATTACAATCTACATTTTTATAGTCATTTCCATTGCTCAACATAGTTCCCCAATCACTTGTCTCTTGTCCTTTCCAGACAATACTTGCATTTGTCCTGGAAGCTCCTGTTGAACCATAACCAATACCTATTGCAAGCAGGTCGTTGTTATTGGCAACAAGATCTCTGTTGGCGTCGCCTGGCCATACTAAATCCGATGTGCCTGATAATCGGGCTGTAAAAACAAAAATTGTATCTCCAATTGGCTTCAATGTATCATTGCTAAATCTTGATTTACTTACACTTCCTGTTATATAAACATTATTTTTTGTATCAATTGCAATCCCTTTGGCCTGTTCATTATTCCCCATTTTTAACAATTCGGGAGACTTTTGCCAAAGAAAAATTCCGTTAGAGTCTACTTTAGCTGTAATAGGTCTTGCTCCGGGAAAACTAGTTCCAACCAAATAAATATTGTTTTTTGTATCAGTTGCAATGCCATAAGCCATCTCCTGATTAAGTCCCCCATAGTAGGTTGCCCATAACCGCATACCTGAAGCACTAAATTTTACATAAAAAGCATCGATAGATCCTCCATAAATTGTTTGGAATGCCCCCGAACTTACAGGAAAGTTTGTTGAATATGTGTAGCCGGTAATACATAAATTACCACTACCATCGACTGCTATGCTGGTGCTTTCTTCAGAATTAGTACCTCCGTAATATGTTGACCATTGCCGGATGCCATTTGAAGTAAATTTTGCAACAAATGCATCATTAAAACCACCGGCAAAAGCCGCCTGAAAACTACCTGCGGAAGCAAGGGTATTTGTTGAACTGGTAGATCCGGTAATAATTACGTTTCCTGATAAATCAGTAGCAACGTCATAGCCAATATCAAACCCATTTCCTCCGAAATAGGTAGCCCAAAGTCGAACACCTGTATTGTTAAACTTAGCTATAAAAGCATCTTCTGCTCCTCCTCCATTTGTCATTTGAAATCCACTAATCGTTGGGAAATTTGTTGAACTGGTACTACCAGTAATAATTACATCCCCAACAATATCTATAGCAATACCATTTCCCTCATCAGAACTAGATCCGCCATAATATGTTGACCAAAGCAAAGTGCCTGAATTATTATACTTTGCTATAAATGCATCCGAACTTCCAGACATTGTTGCTTGAAAATAATTACCCCCACCTGGATTTAACGTTGGGAAATTAGGAGAACCAGTAGAGCCTGTAATAAAAATATTACCACTTGCATCTGTTGCAATTGCCGGCTGCATATCATTGCCTGAGCCTCCCATTGATTTCGCCCAAAGCACATTTCCTAAGGAATCATATTTAACTATAAAAATATCCCTGCCACCCAAATTGGTTAATGTAGTGCTCCCAAAATTAATTGTAGGAGTATTAAAAAAATCACCTACAGAATATACATTCCCATTAGCATCTGTTGCAACAGAAGTTCCCAAACTTCGAGCATAGGTGACAGAACTATTTCCTTGCCTCGCCCAATCCCAATCTTTTGCATTCACATCAAAACCATTAAGGTTTATCAGTATTAGGGATAAAATGAAAGGAAGCGTTTTCATTAATTGCCATTTAGTTTTGGAATACACTATGTTATTCCCTTTGTAATTGTTGTTCATGGTTACAGGATTTGTTAAGTTAATTAATTCAGTTCGATTTTCTGTTGTTCGTTTTATATTATTCATGAGTTCCATTTTTATAATTTGTTTAGACATTCTTTCACGGTACAAAAATGATCAATCCAAATAGTACAAATGATAACATTTTAAGCTATATTTACCTACATATAATTACAGAATTATTATATAATAACTTGATTTTTAATAATTTAACATATCTAAAATATTACTTTTTTACCTATTAATATGCTTAATTCAAAGCTAATTGGCCTTATTAAACTTCTTTCTATAGACGAAATAGCTACCATTGAAAGGCTTATTCCTGCAATCGCCAACAGGGATAATCCGGAGTTGCTTCAATTGTTTAGAATAATTACGAAGGCGATCACCAATAATCAAAAAGAATTAACAAAAGAATATTTACATAAGCAGTTGTTTGGAAGCAAAAAATTCCGCGAACAAAAAATCAGCAACATGATGACTGAATTGTTGCATAATATAGAAGATTGCCTTGGTTTTATGCAACTGTTAAAGGATAAACAGCTGAAAAAAATATTTATACTAAAAGAGCTGCGCGAAAAAAACGCTGATAAACATTTTGAAAGTTTAGCACATGAATCTATCACACGTGTTAATGATGCAGGGCCAAAAACAGG harbors:
- a CDS encoding gliding motility lipoprotein GldH, translated to MNALSKFRPVLFVSICSILLLASCDPNRVFDENKTLPDNVWDRKNKLAFNVTITDTVSPHNVFINVRNADGYPYGNLFLFIHSTFPNGQKFTDTLECVLADANGKWLGDGIGDIYDNQIPFKHNVRFKLAGNYTFELEQGMRLEMLPLIMDAGIRIEKAK
- a CDS encoding SBBP repeat-containing protein, giving the protein MNNIKRTTENRTELINLTNPVTMNNNYKGNNIVYSKTKWQLMKTLPFILSLILINLNGFDVNAKDWDWARQGNSSVTYARSLGTSVATDANGNVYSVGDFFNTPTINFGSTTLTNLGGRDIFIVKYDSLGNVLWAKSMGGSGNDMQPAIATDASGNIFITGSTGSPNFPTLNPGGGNYFQATMSGSSDAFIAKYNNSGTLLWSTYYGGSSSDEGNGIAIDIVGDVIITGSTSSTNFPTISGFQMTNGGGAEDAFIAKFNNTGVRLWATYFGGNGFDIGYDVATDLSGNVIITGSTSSTNTLASAGSFQAAFAGGFNDAFVAKFTSNGIRQWSTYYGGTNSEESTSIAVDGSGNLCITGYTYSTNFPVSSGAFQTIYGGSIDAFYVKFSASGMRLWATYYGGLNQEMAYGIATDTKNNIYLVGTSFPGARPITAKVDSNGIFLWQKSPELLKMGNNEQAKGIAIDTKNNVYITGSVSKSRFSNDTLKPIGDTIFVFTARLSGTSDLVWPGDANRDLVANNNDLLAIGIGYGSTGASRTNASIVWKGQETSDWGTMLSNGNDYKNVDCNGNGIINSADTTAIIQNYGLTHNLKTAIPDYQSGLPDLQVQFPMDTIYPGQTLSLPVNLGDNGNPIAAIYGLAYTINFNSKDIDTSKIKMRYSTSWLANGGGNLLSIQKVWGKQGQLDIAVTRTNHTNISGYGQIGTLDIVMKDDIVPKLASTFTKKFQLDITSVKAIKVDETPVFLNALKDSVIIKVYQVMTGINNSIGADEFVVYPNPATEKLIIRSAGIISKVELINSLGQQILVTGVAADNFVTLETGAVLPGIYYLAVSTNKGRFVQRVCIER